One window of Elaeis guineensis isolate ETL-2024a chromosome 11, EG11, whole genome shotgun sequence genomic DNA carries:
- the LOC105053633 gene encoding putative magnesium transporter MRS2-G isoform X2 has product MGKRSGKKPFSFLSRRIRSAKRLELQPLPPSPIPPSAAANVLQNNAGSPAAEAAPPAAAAAAHGAKGAKKKTGARLWMRFDREGQSEILECDKNAIIKRAAIPARDLRILGPVFSHSSNILAREKAMVVNLEFIKAIVTAEEVLLLDPLSQEVLPFVDQLRRQLPLKSPFRIQEPDHTDKQTKEMCSIDGQWLHVNEASEGERELPFEFQVLEIALEVVCSYLDSNVADLERVAYPVLDELAMNVSTKNLERVRSLKSNLTRLLARVQKVRDEIEHLLDDNEDMAHLYLTRKQIQNQQCEALMASAASNSIVPAGPHLARLSSNIHGNASMAASIYSDDNNVEDLEMLLEAYFMQLDGTRNKILSEKLLFCVISRSRGLPIGILRAF; this is encoded by the exons ATGGGGAAGCGATCCGGGAAGAAGcccttctccttcctctccaGGCGGATCCGATCGGCCAAGCGGCTCGAGCTCCAGCCGTTGCCTCCGTCCCCGATCCCCCCCTCCGCCGCCGCTAACGTTCTCCAGAACAACGCCGGGAGTCCGGCTGCGGAGGCGGCGCCGccggccgccgccgccgccgctcaTGGGGCCAAGGGGGCCAAGAAGAAGACCGGGGCCAGGCTGTGGATGAGGTTCGACCGGGAGGGGCAGTCGGAGATCCTGGAGTGCGACAAGAACGCGATCATCAAGCGCGCCGCCATCCCCGCCCGTGACCTCAGGATCCTTGGCCCCGTCTTCTCCCACTCCTCCAACATCCTCG CCAGGGAAAAAGCAATGGTTGTCAACCTAGAATTTATTAAGGCCATCGTTACTGCTGAAGAAGTCTTGCTACTGGATCCTCTGTCTCAGGAAGTTCTTCCTTTTGTGGATCAATTAAGGCGACAACTCCCTCTTAAGAGTCCATTTCGAATTCAGGAGCCCGACCATACAGACAAACAAACTAAAGAAATGTGTTCAATTGATGGACAATGGCTGCATGTTAATGAGGCATCTGAAGGTGAACGTGAGCTTCCATTTGAGTTTCAGGTATTGGAGATTGCATTGGAAGTAGTCTGTTCATATTTGGACTCTAATGTTGCTGATCTTGAGAGAGTTGCTTATCCTGTGCTGGACGAACTAGCCATGAATGTTAGCACTAAGAATCTAGAGCGTGTACGAAGTTTAAAAAGCAATCTTACTCGTTTGCTTGCACGTGTTCAGAAG GTTAGGGATGAAATTGAACATCTTTTAGATGACAATGAAGATATGGCACATCTGTATTTAACAAGAAAGCAGATCCAGAATCAACAATGTGAAGCTTTGATGGCTTCTGCAGCTTCAAATAGTATTGTTCCTGCAGGACCACACCTTGCAAGACTTAGTTCCAATATTCATGGGAATGCAAGCATGGCTGCTAGTATTTATTCAGATGACAATAATGTTGAGGATTTAGAGATGCTGCTTGAGGCTTATTTCATGCAACTGGATGGCACCCGTAATAAAATCTTGTCG GAAAAGTTGCTTTTCTGTGTGATATCAAGATCACGGGGGTTGCCAATTGGAATAttaagg
- the LOC105053633 gene encoding putative magnesium transporter MRS2-G isoform X1, protein MGKRSGKKPFSFLSRRIRSAKRLELQPLPPSPIPPSAAANVLQNNAGSPAAEAAPPAAAAAAHGAKGAKKKTGARLWMRFDREGQSEILECDKNAIIKRAAIPARDLRILGPVFSHSSNILAREKAMVVNLEFIKAIVTAEEVLLLDPLSQEVLPFVDQLRRQLPLKSPFRIQEPDHTDKQTKEMCSIDGQWLHVNEASEGERELPFEFQVLEIALEVVCSYLDSNVADLERVAYPVLDELAMNVSTKNLERVRSLKSNLTRLLARVQKVRDEIEHLLDDNEDMAHLYLTRKQIQNQQCEALMASAASNSIVPAGPHLARLSSNIHGNASMAASIYSDDNNVEDLEMLLEAYFMQLDGTRNKILSVREYIDDTEDYVNIQLDNQRNELIQLQLILTTASFAIAINTLIVGIFAMNIPCQLYDAKYQPIFFPFVGGTSTGCFLMFLLMLGYARWKKLLGP, encoded by the exons ATGGGGAAGCGATCCGGGAAGAAGcccttctccttcctctccaGGCGGATCCGATCGGCCAAGCGGCTCGAGCTCCAGCCGTTGCCTCCGTCCCCGATCCCCCCCTCCGCCGCCGCTAACGTTCTCCAGAACAACGCCGGGAGTCCGGCTGCGGAGGCGGCGCCGccggccgccgccgccgccgctcaTGGGGCCAAGGGGGCCAAGAAGAAGACCGGGGCCAGGCTGTGGATGAGGTTCGACCGGGAGGGGCAGTCGGAGATCCTGGAGTGCGACAAGAACGCGATCATCAAGCGCGCCGCCATCCCCGCCCGTGACCTCAGGATCCTTGGCCCCGTCTTCTCCCACTCCTCCAACATCCTCG CCAGGGAAAAAGCAATGGTTGTCAACCTAGAATTTATTAAGGCCATCGTTACTGCTGAAGAAGTCTTGCTACTGGATCCTCTGTCTCAGGAAGTTCTTCCTTTTGTGGATCAATTAAGGCGACAACTCCCTCTTAAGAGTCCATTTCGAATTCAGGAGCCCGACCATACAGACAAACAAACTAAAGAAATGTGTTCAATTGATGGACAATGGCTGCATGTTAATGAGGCATCTGAAGGTGAACGTGAGCTTCCATTTGAGTTTCAGGTATTGGAGATTGCATTGGAAGTAGTCTGTTCATATTTGGACTCTAATGTTGCTGATCTTGAGAGAGTTGCTTATCCTGTGCTGGACGAACTAGCCATGAATGTTAGCACTAAGAATCTAGAGCGTGTACGAAGTTTAAAAAGCAATCTTACTCGTTTGCTTGCACGTGTTCAGAAG GTTAGGGATGAAATTGAACATCTTTTAGATGACAATGAAGATATGGCACATCTGTATTTAACAAGAAAGCAGATCCAGAATCAACAATGTGAAGCTTTGATGGCTTCTGCAGCTTCAAATAGTATTGTTCCTGCAGGACCACACCTTGCAAGACTTAGTTCCAATATTCATGGGAATGCAAGCATGGCTGCTAGTATTTATTCAGATGACAATAATGTTGAGGATTTAGAGATGCTGCTTGAGGCTTATTTCATGCAACTGGATGGCACCCGTAATAAAATCTTGTCG gTGCGAGAATACATAGATGACACAGAGGACTATGTCAACATCCAGCTTGATAACCAACGAAATGAACTTATCCAGCTCCAGCTGATATTGACCACTGCATCCTTTGCCATAGCTATTAACACGCTAATAGTCGGGATATTTGCAATGAACATCCCATGCCAGCTGTATGATGCCAAGTACCAGCCCATCTTTTTTCCCTTTGTTGGAGGGACATCGACAGGCTGTTTCTTGATGTTCTTGCTAATGCTAGGCTATGCCAGATGGAAGAAGTTGCTTGGCCCTTGA
- the LOC105053633 gene encoding putative magnesium transporter MRS2-G isoform X3 codes for MGKRSGKKPFSFLSRRIRSAKRLELQPLPPSPIPPSAAANVLQNNAGSPAAEAAPPAAAAAAHGAKGAKKKTGARLWMRFDREGQSEILECDKNAIIKRAAIPARDLRILGPVFSHSSNILAREKAMVVNLEFIKAIVTAEEVLLLDPLSQEVLPFVDQLRRQLPLKSPFRIQEPDHTDKQTKEMCSIDGQWLHVNEASEGERELPFEFQVLEIALEVVCSYLDSNVADLERVAYPVLDELAMNVSTKNLERVRSLKSNLTRLLARVQKVRDEIEHLLDDNEDMAHLYLTRKQIQNQQCEALMASAASNSIVPAGPHLARLSSNIHGNASMAASIYSDDNNVEDLEMLLEAYFMQLDGTRNKILSPDERLHSHHWLLPKL; via the exons ATGGGGAAGCGATCCGGGAAGAAGcccttctccttcctctccaGGCGGATCCGATCGGCCAAGCGGCTCGAGCTCCAGCCGTTGCCTCCGTCCCCGATCCCCCCCTCCGCCGCCGCTAACGTTCTCCAGAACAACGCCGGGAGTCCGGCTGCGGAGGCGGCGCCGccggccgccgccgccgccgctcaTGGGGCCAAGGGGGCCAAGAAGAAGACCGGGGCCAGGCTGTGGATGAGGTTCGACCGGGAGGGGCAGTCGGAGATCCTGGAGTGCGACAAGAACGCGATCATCAAGCGCGCCGCCATCCCCGCCCGTGACCTCAGGATCCTTGGCCCCGTCTTCTCCCACTCCTCCAACATCCTCG CCAGGGAAAAAGCAATGGTTGTCAACCTAGAATTTATTAAGGCCATCGTTACTGCTGAAGAAGTCTTGCTACTGGATCCTCTGTCTCAGGAAGTTCTTCCTTTTGTGGATCAATTAAGGCGACAACTCCCTCTTAAGAGTCCATTTCGAATTCAGGAGCCCGACCATACAGACAAACAAACTAAAGAAATGTGTTCAATTGATGGACAATGGCTGCATGTTAATGAGGCATCTGAAGGTGAACGTGAGCTTCCATTTGAGTTTCAGGTATTGGAGATTGCATTGGAAGTAGTCTGTTCATATTTGGACTCTAATGTTGCTGATCTTGAGAGAGTTGCTTATCCTGTGCTGGACGAACTAGCCATGAATGTTAGCACTAAGAATCTAGAGCGTGTACGAAGTTTAAAAAGCAATCTTACTCGTTTGCTTGCACGTGTTCAGAAG GTTAGGGATGAAATTGAACATCTTTTAGATGACAATGAAGATATGGCACATCTGTATTTAACAAGAAAGCAGATCCAGAATCAACAATGTGAAGCTTTGATGGCTTCTGCAGCTTCAAATAGTATTGTTCCTGCAGGACCACACCTTGCAAGACTTAGTTCCAATATTCATGGGAATGCAAGCATGGCTGCTAGTATTTATTCAGATGACAATAATGTTGAGGATTTAGAGATGCTGCTTGAGGCTTATTTCATGCAACTGGATGGCACCCGTAATAAAATCTTGTCG CCTGATGAAAGATTGCATTCACACCATTGGTTGCTTCCCAAGCTATAG